In Halobaculum rubrum, the following are encoded in one genomic region:
- a CDS encoding TMEM165/GDT1 family protein has protein sequence MSFWEIVVVAAVAQLAVLPGEKVQFIIAGLSTRYRPAVVVAAAGTAFAGWTALEIWFGAALQSVVSPTLLDGFTAVMFLAFAVLLLRSAPDSGEGLPSTEPDGGQVLPGIDGTVNVFGHEISGRLGSFLSIFSMMAAGEFGDKTQLVTISLAAQYGATSAIWFGEMAVILPVSLANAYLFHRFSHRFDVRKAHLAGAALFAFFGLDTVLALATGFSIWETVVGAVSAAVLALV, from the coding sequence GTGAGCTTCTGGGAGATCGTCGTCGTCGCGGCGGTCGCACAGCTGGCGGTGCTACCCGGCGAGAAGGTCCAGTTCATCATCGCCGGGCTGTCGACGCGGTATCGCCCGGCGGTCGTCGTCGCCGCGGCGGGAACGGCGTTCGCCGGGTGGACGGCGCTGGAGATCTGGTTCGGCGCCGCGCTGCAGTCGGTGGTATCGCCGACGCTCCTGGACGGGTTCACCGCCGTGATGTTCCTCGCGTTCGCCGTGCTGCTCCTCCGGTCGGCGCCCGACAGCGGCGAGGGACTGCCCTCCACGGAGCCGGACGGTGGGCAGGTGCTCCCCGGGATCGACGGGACGGTGAACGTCTTCGGCCACGAGATCTCCGGCCGGCTCGGGAGCTTCCTCTCCATCTTCTCGATGATGGCAGCCGGGGAGTTCGGCGACAAGACCCAACTGGTGACGATCAGCCTCGCCGCGCAGTACGGGGCGACCTCCGCCATCTGGTTCGGCGAGATGGCGGTCATCCTCCCGGTGAGCCTCGCGAACGCCTATCTCTTCCACCGGTTCAGCCACCGCTTCGACGTCCGGAAGGCGCACCTCGCCGGCGCGGCGCTGTTCGCGTTCTTCGGGCTCGACACGGTGTTGGCGCTGGCGACCGGGTTCTCGATCTGGGAGACGGTCGTCGGTGCCGTGTCGGCGGCCGTGCTGGCACTGGTGTGA
- a CDS encoding threonine synthase: MQTTDAFDGLSCTDCGESFGVDEHGRCPDCGAPLSPTYDLDAVEAGSFGDRGDRGPGQYRFDDLLPFPAETAITAGEGDTPLVRTDRLADELGVAAAYVKDESRNPTGTVLDRGMSLAVTAAGERGLEPLALAAAGNAGQSAAAYAGRTDLRSYAFVPSRTAFSNKAMVNVHGGEMRVVGGRYGDAADAVDDQLAAEYHSLQEFTTPYRHDGAKTIAYELLDAVAGGDAAASLPDAVVLPASTGELVVGVVRGFEDLVDLGLAQEVPDVYAVQPAGCAPIATAFESGADAVEAWAGPDTIVGELEIEDPAGGDLALAALRDVDGDALAVEDDDALESAVTVAQTEVIEVGGAGGVALAGAWRLAESGTFGGDDEVVVVNPDAGVKTPDVLRSHLMGKGI, encoded by the coding sequence ATGCAGACGACGGACGCGTTCGACGGCCTGTCGTGCACCGACTGCGGGGAGTCGTTCGGCGTCGACGAGCACGGCCGCTGTCCCGACTGCGGGGCGCCGCTGTCGCCGACGTACGACCTCGACGCGGTCGAGGCCGGTTCCTTCGGCGACCGCGGGGACCGCGGACCGGGACAGTACCGCTTCGACGACCTCCTGCCGTTCCCGGCGGAGACCGCGATCACCGCCGGCGAGGGCGACACGCCCCTCGTGCGGACGGACCGCCTCGCCGACGAGCTCGGCGTCGCCGCCGCGTACGTGAAAGACGAGAGTCGCAATCCGACCGGAACCGTCCTCGACCGCGGGATGAGCCTCGCGGTGACTGCGGCCGGCGAGCGGGGGCTGGAACCGCTCGCGCTCGCGGCCGCCGGCAACGCCGGCCAGTCGGCGGCCGCCTACGCCGGGCGCACCGACCTGCGCTCGTACGCGTTCGTCCCTTCCAGAACCGCGTTCTCCAACAAGGCGATGGTGAACGTCCACGGCGGCGAGATGCGCGTCGTCGGCGGGCGCTACGGCGACGCCGCCGACGCGGTCGACGACCAGTTGGCCGCGGAGTACCACTCGCTGCAGGAGTTCACGACGCCGTACCGTCACGACGGGGCGAAGACGATCGCCTACGAGTTGCTTGACGCGGTCGCCGGCGGGGACGCCGCCGCCTCCCTCCCCGACGCGGTCGTCCTCCCCGCGAGCACGGGCGAACTCGTTGTCGGCGTCGTTCGGGGGTTCGAGGACCTCGTCGACCTCGGGCTCGCTCAGGAGGTCCCGGACGTGTACGCCGTGCAGCCCGCCGGCTGCGCGCCGATCGCGACCGCGTTCGAGTCCGGCGCCGACGCGGTCGAGGCGTGGGCCGGTCCCGACACCATCGTCGGCGAGCTGGAGATCGAGGACCCGGCTGGCGGCGACCTCGCGCTCGCGGCGCTGCGCGACGTGGACGGCGACGCGCTCGCCGTCGAGGACGACGACGCGCTGGAGAGCGCCGTCACCGTCGCGCAGACGGAGGTCATCGAAGTCGGCGGCGCCGGCGGCGTCGCCCTCGCGGGGGCGTGGCGACTCGCCGAATCCGGCACCTTCGGGGGCGACGACGAGGTCGTCGTCGTCAACCCGGACGCTGGCGTGAAGACGCCCGACGTGCTCCGGAGTCACCTGATGGGCAAGGGGATCTGA
- a CDS encoding NAD(P)/FAD-dependent oxidoreductase — protein sequence MSDSPNVVVAGAGLAGLVAARHLADAGAEVTVYERRPEVGGRVRTRHEDGFTLDRGFQVLFTGYPAVQRELDVAALDLRGFRPGAVICSTEEGTRSVLSDPLRDPRSLVESAFNRRVTTTDKLRTLALRQDLSKRDESWFFDGADASIREYLREWGFSEKYVENFVAPFYGGITLDRSLSTSKHVFAYTFRALSDGRIGVPASGMGAIPEQLRASAEAAGATIVTGEGVEAIDRDRVTGGADAAAGANGGATVETTDRAVDADAVVVATDPKTARDLTDVEAVPTEGVPSTTQYYRLSDATPVSTGRKILLNSDHPSPNVVVPLTDVAPEYAPDGEQLLCATFLGDDARFRDGDDLAADTRAALSAWYPERSFDGLEAIHTDRLEFAQFVQPPGVHGELPDASDPEGPVYLAGDYTEWSSIQGAMKSGRVAADAVFDDLR from the coding sequence ATGTCGGATTCCCCGAACGTCGTCGTCGCGGGCGCGGGGCTCGCGGGGCTGGTCGCCGCGCGGCATCTCGCGGACGCGGGCGCCGAGGTCACCGTCTACGAGCGCCGCCCCGAGGTCGGCGGCCGCGTTCGCACGCGCCACGAGGACGGGTTCACCCTCGATCGCGGGTTTCAGGTGCTGTTCACCGGCTACCCCGCGGTCCAGCGGGAACTCGACGTGGCCGCGCTCGACCTGCGGGGGTTCCGTCCCGGCGCCGTCATCTGCTCGACGGAGGAGGGTACCCGAAGCGTGCTCTCGGATCCGCTTCGCGACCCGCGGTCGCTGGTCGAGTCCGCGTTCAACCGCCGGGTGACGACGACAGACAAGCTTCGGACCCTCGCGCTCCGGCAGGACCTCTCGAAGCGCGACGAGTCGTGGTTCTTCGACGGGGCGGACGCGAGCATCCGCGAGTACCTCCGCGAGTGGGGCTTCTCCGAGAAGTACGTCGAGAACTTCGTGGCGCCCTTCTACGGCGGGATCACGCTCGATCGCTCGCTGTCGACCTCCAAGCACGTGTTCGCGTACACCTTCCGTGCGCTCTCGGACGGCCGGATCGGCGTGCCCGCGTCGGGGATGGGCGCGATCCCGGAGCAACTCCGCGCGTCCGCGGAGGCGGCCGGCGCGACGATCGTCACCGGCGAGGGCGTCGAGGCGATCGACCGCGACAGGGTCACCGGCGGGGCCGACGCCGCTGCCGGCGCGAACGGTGGCGCCACCGTCGAGACGACGGACCGGGCCGTCGACGCCGACGCGGTCGTCGTCGCCACCGACCCGAAGACGGCACGCGATCTGACGGATGTCGAAGCTGTGCCGACGGAGGGCGTCCCGTCGACGACCCAGTACTACCGGCTGTCGGACGCGACGCCTGTCTCGACGGGGAGGAAGATCCTCCTGAACAGCGACCACCCGTCGCCGAACGTCGTCGTTCCGCTCACCGACGTGGCGCCCGAGTATGCCCCCGACGGCGAGCAGCTGCTGTGTGCCACGTTCCTCGGCGACGACGCGCGCTTCCGCGACGGCGACGACCTCGCGGCGGACACGCGCGCGGCGCTGTCGGCGTGGTACCCCGAGCGCAGCTTCGACGGGCTGGAGGCGATCCACACCGACCGTCTCGAGTTCGCGCAGTTCGTACAGCCGCCGGGCGTCCACGGGGAGTTACCGGACGCGAGCGACCCCGAGGGACCGGTGTACCTCGCCGGCGACTACACCGAGTGGTCGTCGATCCAGGGCGCCATGAAGAGCGGACGGGTCGCCGCCGACGCCGTTTTCGACGACCTGCGGTGA
- a CDS encoding thiamine pyrophosphate-dependent enzyme, with amino-acid sequence MSDADAGHDAGEGTDADAPADPMDDVYRVLGPNGEVVGTVPDIPDETLVDIYRDMVTARRFDERAISLQRQGRIGTYAAIEGQEASSVAATHALRDDDPVFYQYREHGAVIARGFPAEYLAYWMGHEAGTAGLADIDVFPLNIGIGAHLPHAVGAAMAFDYRGDDRVACAHFGDGATSEGDFHEAMNFAGVFDAPGVFVCHNNQWAISIPREDQTASPTLAAKAEAYGFEGVRVDGMDPLAVYAVVAEAARKARADGEAGGDRGSDAAAEDANDGSGYDHRPTLIETLEYRFGAHTTADDPSQYRDDEEGDAWRAWDPIPRMEGFLRREGIADDDLIESVREEADDRVAEVIDAAERFEADPADMFGDVYAETTPELKRQKEGLLAAIERHGAEAFLREE; translated from the coding sequence CGACGTGTACCGCGTGCTCGGCCCCAACGGCGAGGTCGTCGGAACGGTCCCGGATATCCCCGACGAGACGCTGGTCGACATCTACCGCGACATGGTGACGGCCCGTCGCTTCGATGAGCGGGCGATCAGCCTCCAGCGACAGGGACGGATCGGCACCTACGCCGCCATCGAGGGGCAGGAGGCGAGCTCCGTCGCCGCCACCCACGCCCTCCGGGACGACGACCCGGTCTTCTATCAGTACCGCGAGCACGGCGCAGTCATCGCTCGCGGGTTCCCCGCAGAGTACCTCGCCTACTGGATGGGCCACGAGGCGGGTACCGCCGGCCTCGCGGATATCGACGTGTTCCCGCTCAACATCGGCATCGGCGCGCACCTCCCGCACGCCGTCGGCGCGGCGATGGCGTTCGACTACCGCGGCGACGACCGCGTCGCGTGTGCCCACTTCGGCGACGGCGCCACCTCGGAGGGCGACTTCCACGAGGCGATGAACTTCGCGGGCGTGTTCGACGCGCCCGGCGTGTTCGTCTGTCACAACAACCAGTGGGCCATCTCGATCCCCCGCGAGGACCAGACCGCGAGCCCGACGCTGGCGGCGAAAGCCGAGGCGTACGGCTTCGAGGGCGTCCGCGTCGACGGGATGGATCCGCTCGCGGTGTATGCGGTCGTCGCGGAGGCGGCCCGGAAGGCGCGAGCCGACGGGGAAGCCGGCGGCGACCGTGGGAGTGACGCGGCCGCCGAGGACGCGAACGACGGTTCGGGCTACGACCATCGCCCCACGCTGATCGAGACCCTCGAGTACCGGTTCGGTGCCCACACCACCGCCGACGACCCGAGCCAGTACCGCGACGACGAGGAGGGTGACGCCTGGCGTGCGTGGGACCCGATCCCCCGAATGGAGGGGTTCCTCCGGCGGGAGGGCATCGCCGACGACGACCTGATCGAATCGGTGCGCGAGGAGGCCGACGACCGGGTCGCCGAGGTCATCGACGCCGCCGAGCGCTTCGAGGCCGACCCCGCCGACATGTTCGGGGACGTGTACGCCGAGACGACCCCCGAACTGAAGCGTCAGAAGGAGGGGTTGCTGGCGGCGATCGAACGCCACGGCGCCGAGGCGTTCCTGCGCGAGGAGTAG
- a CDS encoding LysE family transporter — translation MSVVASLVAGVVFGLALAAPPGPMNAVIAEESVLRGWTAGFRAGLGAATADAIFFVLSLVGIVGFLNDAPLVKGLMVGVGGVLMLYYAYGAAREIRGSFLDVDADLVDEESAGFRKALALALANPYQVLFWLTVGVGLLEPGEIDVFGAADVTELAGTLVVETGSPALLIGFFGGIGLWIAGFPGALVAAKRRVEALAPVVAALSALLLGGFGVAFLFDAARTLGPLV, via the coding sequence GTGTCAGTCGTCGCCTCACTGGTCGCCGGCGTCGTGTTCGGCCTCGCGCTGGCCGCGCCGCCGGGACCGATGAACGCCGTCATCGCCGAGGAGAGCGTTCTCCGCGGGTGGACCGCCGGCTTCCGGGCCGGCCTCGGCGCGGCGACCGCCGACGCGATCTTCTTCGTGCTGTCGCTCGTCGGCATCGTCGGGTTCCTGAACGACGCGCCGCTCGTCAAGGGCCTCATGGTCGGCGTCGGCGGCGTGCTCATGCTGTACTACGCGTACGGCGCGGCCCGGGAGATCCGCGGCTCCTTCCTCGATGTCGACGCCGATCTGGTCGACGAGGAGTCGGCGGGGTTCCGGAAGGCGCTGGCGCTGGCGCTGGCGAACCCCTACCAGGTGCTGTTCTGGCTCACCGTCGGCGTCGGACTGCTCGAACCCGGGGAGATCGACGTGTTCGGCGCCGCCGACGTGACGGAGCTCGCGGGAACGCTCGTCGTCGAGACCGGAAGCCCCGCACTGTTGATCGGCTTCTTCGGCGGTATCGGGCTGTGGATAGCCGGCTTTCCGGGCGCGCTCGTCGCCGCCAAGCGGCGCGTCGAGGCGCTCGCACCGGTCGTCGCCGCGCTGTCTGCGCTGTTGCTCGGCGGCTTCGGCGTCGCCTTCCTGTTCGACGCGGCTCGGACCCTCGGTCCGCTGGTGTGA
- a CDS encoding TrkH family potassium uptake protein → MVTLPSTHVNYRVSVAYVGTVLKYIGVTPLFPLLLALYYGEDPLPFVATSVVMVGAGTLMEQVRDNGELGNREGFLLVSLAWLLVPVAGTVPYLVAGTGTVAGPVNALFESMSGFTTTGATVLGEISVERHGRAMLMWRQLTQWLGGMGILVLMIAILPQLSVGGAQVMRQEAPGLSLEKLTPRIQETARALWGIYAGFTLLAALVYYVLHLTGVAPNMDLYNAVAHALTTLPTGGFSPEARSAEAFAPAIQWAMMPFMVVAGTNFALFWYVLRGEPRRLIDNAEFRGYLLAMVVVGAVVSAVLFLGVGLAETPTAIDAIPGNLENALRQGLFQAIAIVTTTGYASMDFNTWDASAQTILLFAYFLGGSAGSAAGSIKIVRWVLVRKDIGRALFTSVHPEAVRPIRLGEEVVDDDTIRDVFVFVVLFLALFALSTALLFLDSLRTPDVSLTGLEAMSVAIATLGNVGPGFGPVGPMNSFLSFSLPAKLYMVFLMWIGRLEVLSVLVVFTPAFWSR, encoded by the coding sequence ATGGTCACTCTGCCGAGCACCCACGTCAACTACCGGGTGAGCGTCGCGTACGTCGGGACGGTCCTCAAGTACATCGGCGTCACCCCGCTGTTTCCGCTCCTCCTCGCCCTCTATTACGGCGAAGACCCGCTGCCGTTCGTGGCGACGAGCGTCGTCATGGTCGGGGCGGGAACCCTCATGGAGCAAGTTCGCGATAACGGCGAACTCGGGAACCGGGAGGGCTTTCTTCTGGTCAGCCTCGCGTGGCTGCTCGTGCCGGTCGCCGGGACTGTGCCGTATCTCGTCGCCGGGACGGGAACCGTCGCGGGCCCGGTCAACGCCCTCTTCGAGAGCATGAGCGGGTTCACGACGACCGGCGCGACCGTCCTCGGGGAGATCTCGGTCGAGCGCCACGGGCGCGCGATGCTCATGTGGCGCCAGCTCACGCAGTGGCTGGGCGGGATGGGGATCCTCGTGTTGATGATCGCCATCCTCCCGCAGCTGTCGGTCGGGGGGGCACAGGTCATGCGTCAGGAGGCACCGGGGTTATCGCTGGAGAAGCTGACGCCGCGGATCCAGGAGACTGCGCGCGCGCTGTGGGGGATCTACGCCGGTTTCACGCTCTTGGCGGCCCTCGTCTACTACGTCCTGCACCTGACCGGAGTGGCGCCGAACATGGATCTGTACAACGCGGTCGCGCACGCGCTCACGACGCTGCCGACCGGGGGGTTCTCGCCGGAGGCCCGCAGCGCCGAGGCGTTCGCGCCGGCGATCCAGTGGGCGATGATGCCGTTCATGGTCGTCGCGGGGACGAACTTCGCGCTGTTCTGGTACGTGCTTCGGGGAGAGCCACGGCGGCTGATCGACAACGCGGAGTTCCGTGGGTATCTGCTCGCGATGGTCGTCGTCGGGGCGGTCGTCTCGGCGGTGCTGTTTCTCGGTGTCGGCCTCGCCGAGACGCCGACCGCGATCGACGCGATCCCGGGGAACCTCGAGAACGCGCTCCGACAGGGCCTGTTCCAGGCGATCGCGATCGTCACGACCACCGGATACGCGAGCATGGACTTCAACACGTGGGACGCCTCCGCACAGACGATCCTCCTGTTCGCGTACTTCCTCGGCGGCTCGGCGGGGTCGGCCGCGGGCTCGATCAAGATCGTCCGCTGGGTGCTGGTTCGGAAGGACATCGGACGGGCGCTGTTCACCTCCGTTCACCCCGAGGCCGTCAGGCCGATCCGACTCGGCGAGGAGGTCGTCGACGACGACACGATCCGTGACGTGTTCGTGTTCGTCGTGCTGTTCCTCGCGCTGTTCGCGCTCTCGACGGCGCTGCTGTTCCTCGACAGCCTCCGGACGCCCGACGTCTCGCTGACCGGGCTGGAGGCGATGAGCGTCGCGATCGCGACGCTGGGGAACGTCGGGCCGGGCTTCGGCCCGGTCGGACCGATGAACAGCTTCCTGTCGTTCTCCCTCCCGGCGAAGCTCTACATGGTGTTCCTGATGTGGATCGGCCGGCTCGAGGTGCTCTCGGTGCTGGTCGTGTTCACGCCGGCGTTCTGGAGCCGGTGA
- a CDS encoding NAD(P)-dependent glycerol-1-phosphate dehydrogenase — protein MFEKSTWIKLPRNVLVGHGVLDDVGTAVAELSLAGTPLLVTSPTPNDLAGDRLRAQFDGVETVTVDSASFGAVAEIVEAAEAAGATFLVALGGGKPIDLAKMAADELGVGFVSVPTAASHDGIVSGRSSIPEGDTRHSVAADPPLAVIADTEIMANAPWELTTAGCADIISNYTAVKDWRLARRLKNVEYSEYAGALSEMTAEMLVDSADSIKQGLEESSWIVSKALVSSGVAMSIAGSSRPASGAEHLFSHQLDRIAESPGLHGHQVGVGSILTEFLHTGENGQWRAIRDALEAIGAPTTATELGIDDETVIEALTTAHTIRDRYTILGDGVNEDAAVEVATFTGVI, from the coding sequence ATGTTCGAGAAGTCGACGTGGATCAAGCTCCCGCGGAACGTCCTCGTCGGGCACGGCGTGCTCGACGACGTGGGGACGGCCGTCGCGGAGCTGTCGCTCGCCGGCACGCCCCTGCTCGTCACCTCGCCGACGCCGAACGACCTCGCCGGCGACCGACTGCGCGCGCAGTTCGACGGCGTCGAGACCGTCACGGTCGACTCCGCGAGTTTCGGCGCCGTCGCGGAGATCGTCGAAGCTGCCGAGGCCGCCGGCGCGACGTTCCTCGTCGCGCTGGGCGGCGGCAAGCCGATCGACCTCGCGAAGATGGCCGCCGACGAACTGGGCGTCGGGTTCGTCTCGGTTCCCACCGCCGCGAGCCACGACGGGATCGTCTCCGGCCGATCGTCGATCCCCGAGGGCGACACGCGCCACTCCGTCGCCGCGGATCCGCCGCTCGCGGTCATCGCGGACACGGAGATCATGGCGAACGCGCCGTGGGAGCTCACCACCGCCGGCTGCGCCGACATCATCTCGAACTACACCGCCGTCAAGGACTGGCGGCTGGCGCGCCGGCTGAAGAACGTCGAGTACAGCGAGTACGCGGGCGCGCTCTCGGAGATGACCGCCGAGATGCTCGTCGACAGCGCCGACTCGATCAAACAGGGCCTCGAGGAGTCCTCGTGGATCGTCTCGAAGGCGCTCGTCTCCTCGGGCGTCGCCATGTCGATCGCCGGCTCCTCGCGGCCGGCCTCCGGCGCCGAGCATCTGTTCTCCCACCAGCTCGACCGGATCGCCGAGTCCCCCGGGCTCCACGGCCACCAGGTCGGCGTCGGGTCCATCCTCACGGAGTTCCTCCACACCGGCGAGAACGGCCAGTGGCGCGCCATTCGCGACGCGCTGGAGGCGATCGGCGCCCCGACGACCGCGACCGAACTCGGCATCGACGACGAGACCGTGATCGAGGCGCTCACGACCGCACACACGATCCGCGACCGCTACACCATCCTCGGCGACGGCGTCAACGAGGACGCGGCGGTCGAAGTCGCCACGTTCACCGGCGTTATCTAA
- a CDS encoding metal-dependent transcriptional regulator — protein MLSDVMEDYLKAIYVLQTENGPPVSTSAIAERVGKTPPTVTSMLETLEERGLVEREKYKGTELTEEGRTVALEVIRHHRLLEAYLAEHLDYSWSEVHDEADALEHHISEEFERRVAATLGDPAVDPHGDPIPGEDLEPPGDDDARPLTDVAVGDRVVIARVSDRDGEELEYLDRAGITPETTIEVRDIAPFGMVTVEILPDSEGADAATTDDAVDDDSGREQSLPEAIAASVRVRSVDGAADAVATDAGVGGA, from the coding sequence ATGCTGAGCGACGTGATGGAGGACTACCTGAAGGCCATCTACGTGCTCCAAACCGAGAACGGGCCGCCGGTGTCGACCTCGGCCATCGCCGAGCGCGTCGGGAAGACGCCCCCGACGGTGACGAGCATGCTGGAGACGCTCGAGGAACGCGGACTCGTCGAGCGCGAGAAGTACAAGGGGACGGAGCTGACCGAGGAGGGACGAACCGTCGCACTGGAGGTGATCCGGCATCACCGCCTGCTGGAGGCGTACCTCGCCGAACACCTCGACTACTCGTGGAGCGAGGTCCACGACGAGGCCGACGCGCTCGAACACCACATCAGCGAGGAGTTCGAGCGCCGCGTGGCCGCGACGCTGGGCGACCCCGCCGTCGATCCGCACGGCGACCCGATTCCGGGGGAAGATCTCGAACCACCGGGCGACGACGACGCCCGCCCGCTCACCGACGTCGCCGTCGGCGACCGGGTCGTCATCGCGCGCGTCAGCGACCGCGACGGCGAGGAACTGGAGTACCTCGACCGCGCGGGCATCACGCCCGAGACGACTATCGAAGTGCGAGACATCGCGCCGTTCGGAATGGTGACCGTCGAGATACTGCCGGATAGCGAGGGAGCAGACGCAGCCACTACTGACGACGCTGTCGACGACGACTCCGGCCGCGAACAGAGCCTTCCGGAGGCGATCGCCGCATCCGTTCGGGTCCGGTCGGTCGACGGCGCGGCCGACGCCGTGGCGACTGACGCCGGGGTGGGAGGTGCGTGA
- a CDS encoding potassium channel family protein, which translates to MPDIPWSSRTDDLSRRSRLIIYYVAGLAALVLLYTLLYNTGMRALEGRPQSIFRSFQTVTETMTTTGYGADSPWESPWMNLFMVFMQLSGIGVGFFTLRVIVIPLFTGAEVDLDSRLSRKNDHVVICEYDRDSAVLLDELEGLGIDYVLISSDEEEAIDLSDEGYSSIHGSPQEASAFERASIGNARAVITDADEANVDTILTVRSLRPDVEVIALTDDSSLRDVLLATGADSVLSPRAVLGRRLAQKAMSLYTSELHDTVGLAEGLEVTEISVSHGSPLEGVSIRNSRIRERTGANVVGAWIDGELQLPPDPDAVIGANTVLLVSGDHEALEELGETARPVGRRRRDEGVVIAGLGEVGGAALSVVEEEDGDVLTTTVDVTDDPGVDVVGDVSSRETLREAGVEDAGVILVCVPDDSTALLTTVLARSLNPDIEILVRMSDAKATTKALRAGADYVLSVPRISARMVARELRGEEVLGAGSQIRIDRVSAEPFAGKTLAESGISERTGCRVIGIEHEGELTVTLDPERTIAAGDRLVIVGTDESVQRFLTEFDVSPKPLEE; encoded by the coding sequence ATGCCCGATATCCCGTGGTCGTCTCGGACCGACGATCTCTCGCGCCGGAGTCGGCTCATCATCTACTACGTCGCCGGCTTGGCTGCGCTCGTGTTGCTGTACACCCTTCTCTACAACACCGGGATGCGGGCGTTGGAGGGGCGGCCACAGTCGATCTTCCGGTCGTTCCAGACCGTCACGGAGACGATGACGACCACCGGCTACGGCGCCGACTCGCCGTGGGAGTCACCCTGGATGAACCTCTTCATGGTGTTCATGCAGTTGAGCGGCATCGGCGTCGGCTTCTTCACCCTCCGGGTGATCGTCATCCCGCTGTTCACCGGCGCGGAGGTCGACCTCGACAGCCGGCTGTCGCGGAAGAACGACCACGTCGTCATCTGCGAGTACGACCGCGACTCCGCCGTTCTGCTCGACGAACTCGAGGGGCTCGGGATCGACTACGTGCTCATCTCCTCGGACGAGGAGGAGGCGATCGACCTCTCCGACGAGGGGTACTCGTCGATCCACGGCTCCCCGCAGGAGGCGAGCGCGTTCGAGCGAGCGAGCATCGGGAACGCCCGGGCGGTGATCACCGACGCCGACGAGGCGAACGTGGACACGATCCTCACGGTTCGGTCGCTCCGCCCAGACGTGGAGGTCATCGCGTTGACCGACGACAGCTCCCTGCGGGACGTGCTGCTGGCGACCGGCGCCGACAGCGTCCTCTCCCCGCGTGCCGTCCTCGGCCGGCGTCTCGCGCAGAAGGCCATGTCGCTGTACACCTCGGAACTCCACGACACGGTCGGCCTCGCCGAGGGACTGGAGGTGACGGAGATCTCCGTCAGCCACGGCAGCCCGCTCGAGGGCGTCAGTATCCGGAACTCGCGCATCCGCGAGCGGACCGGCGCCAACGTCGTGGGCGCGTGGATCGACGGCGAGCTCCAGCTCCCGCCGGACCCCGACGCGGTCATCGGCGCGAACACGGTCCTGCTCGTGTCCGGCGACCACGAGGCGCTGGAGGAGCTCGGGGAGACGGCGCGGCCGGTCGGACGGCGCCGCCGCGACGAGGGGGTCGTCATCGCGGGGCTCGGCGAGGTCGGCGGGGCGGCCCTATCGGTCGTCGAGGAGGAGGACGGGGACGTGCTGACGACGACCGTCGACGTGACCGACGACCCGGGCGTCGACGTCGTCGGCGACGTGAGCTCCCGCGAGACGCTCCGGGAGGCGGGCGTCGAGGACGCCGGGGTGATCCTCGTGTGCGTCCCGGACGACTCGACGGCGCTACTGACGACCGTGCTCGCGCGGTCGCTGAACCCCGACATCGAGATCCTCGTGCGGATGAGCGACGCGAAGGCGACGACGAAGGCGCTGCGCGCCGGCGCCGACTACGTGCTCTCGGTCCCGCGGATCAGCGCCCGGATGGTCGCCCGGGAGCTCCGCGGCGAGGAGGTGTTGGGCGCCGGCAGCCAGATCCGGATCGACCGGGTGTCCGCCGAGCCGTTCGCGGGGAAGACGCTGGCGGAAAGCGGGATCTCCGAGCGGACCGGCTGCCGCGTCATCGGTATCGAGCACGAGGGGGAACTCACCGTGACTCTCGACCCGGAGCGAACGATCGCGGCCGGCGACCGACTGGTGATCGTCGGAACCGACGAGTCGGTCCAGCGCTTCCTCACGGAGTTCGACGTGTCGCCGAAGCCGCTCGAAGAGTAG